In one Photobacterium swingsii genomic region, the following are encoded:
- a CDS encoding DUF2878 domain-containing protein: MPSTNKTGADKPSSDRKDKLQFLMVTCGFNVYWILAVWGQYRFIYLLVLMLIMSWWFFSVNWRFVLSASLIGIVMDATLYHTGFYLFPDGGFPLWLILMWFGFTSFIWISRKVIQSYSSNVLIVLGSVGGMLSYIGGNRLEAVEWPLGWVNTALMVALCWLALSYILLTLLSMFSASQRSS, encoded by the coding sequence ATGCCCTCAACCAATAAAACAGGTGCAGATAAACCAAGCAGTGATAGAAAAGATAAACTGCAATTTCTAATGGTTACCTGCGGCTTTAATGTGTACTGGATATTGGCAGTGTGGGGGCAGTATCGCTTTATTTACCTGCTAGTGCTTATGCTAATAATGAGCTGGTGGTTTTTTTCTGTGAACTGGCGGTTTGTATTATCTGCAAGCCTGATCGGAATCGTAATGGATGCCACTTTATATCATACGGGTTTTTATTTATTCCCTGATGGTGGCTTCCCTCTATGGCTTATTTTGATGTGGTTTGGTTTTACTTCTTTTATATGGATCAGCAGAAAAGTAATCCAATCTTACTCTTCCAACGTACTTATAGTATTAGGAAGTGTTGGTGGTATGTTGAGTTACATTGGAGGAAACCGACTAGAAGCCGTTGAATGGCCGTTAGGCTGGGTGAATACCGCCTTGATGGTTGCTTTATGTTGGTTGGCTCTTTCTTACATTTTACTAACGCTTCTGAGTATGTTTTCAGCATCTCAGAGGTCATCATGA
- a CDS encoding chalcone isomerase family protein codes for MKSLTTAFITISLALTTFLFSAIASASAGNTTPQWLTWQSVGYAKLTWGPWDIYHSELRTPSGSYSGNAASGEQNMALVIRYQRDIDKDDLLEATDDQWKHLGFSVSQRQQWLSELAVLWPDVKKGDRLIFELNAQGGTFYFDANAKHATNKQGIIQLGQLSSPKVSSAFINIWLSPQTAYPKLRQQLIGQSS; via the coding sequence ATGAAATCATTAACAACAGCCTTTATTACTATCAGCCTTGCGCTAACAACGTTTTTATTTTCTGCAATAGCCTCTGCGAGTGCGGGGAACACCACTCCGCAGTGGCTGACTTGGCAATCGGTGGGTTATGCAAAATTAACGTGGGGCCCTTGGGACATCTACCACTCTGAATTACGCACACCATCAGGTTCATACAGTGGCAATGCAGCCAGTGGTGAGCAGAATATGGCCTTAGTCATCCGGTATCAGAGAGATATAGATAAAGATGATCTTCTGGAAGCTACCGATGATCAGTGGAAGCATTTAGGCTTCAGTGTCAGTCAACGTCAGCAATGGTTATCAGAACTTGCCGTGCTGTGGCCCGATGTGAAAAAGGGGGATCGTCTTATTTTTGAGTTAAACGCACAAGGCGGCACTTTTTATTTCGATGCAAACGCGAAACATGCAACAAACAAGCAAGGCATTATTCAACTCGGTCAATTATCTAGCCCAAAAGTCTCATCTGCTTTTATTAACATTTGGCTATCACCTCAAACTGCTTATCCAAAACTAAGACAGCAACTTATTGGGCAGTCATCATAA
- a CDS encoding DUF3833 domain-containing protein has protein sequence MLSRYFSQFALLRCLVALVFVLHLSACSNAIDEYHATTPSFELFEYFEGDVLAWGMLQDRSGVQTRRFDVKIRGVVTGNILTLTEDFVFDDGEKQQRIWSITKNADGTYIGEADDVIGEAIGIVAGNALNWQYTLRVPVDDTTYDIAFDDWMYRQDQVRMFNVANMSKFGFTVGKVTLFFEKQ, from the coding sequence ATGCTATCGCGCTATTTTTCTCAGTTTGCGCTTTTGCGCTGCTTAGTGGCCTTAGTTTTTGTTTTACATTTATCAGCCTGTTCAAACGCGATTGACGAATACCATGCCACAACACCGTCATTTGAGCTGTTTGAATATTTTGAAGGGGATGTTCTGGCTTGGGGCATGTTACAAGATCGCAGTGGGGTACAAACTCGCCGATTTGACGTTAAAATCCGTGGGGTGGTGACAGGTAATATCCTAACGCTAACAGAAGACTTTGTGTTTGATGATGGTGAAAAGCAGCAACGTATTTGGAGCATTACAAAAAATGCGGATGGCACCTACATAGGCGAGGCGGATGATGTGATAGGTGAAGCGATAGGAATCGTAGCGGGCAATGCCTTAAACTGGCAATATACCCTGCGTGTACCTGTGGATGATACCACTTACGATATTGCTTTTGATGATTGGATGTATCGACAAGATCAGGTGCGAATGTTCAATGTGGCAAACATGAGTAAATTTGGCTTCACAGTTGGGAAAGTCACCCTGTTTTTTGAAAAGCAATAA
- a CDS encoding ATP-dependent endonuclease, with protein sequence MHLERIEISGFRGIKRMSLSFDELTVLIGENAWGKSSLLDALSIALPTDANFYTFKFSDFHVDYAIGHEKMSQLHIVLHWHEDYPSESKARRYRSFAPLWVRKDGIKHLYYEISSTIEGDKVTTTRSFLNSKGQHITCDNNDKLVKQLMVLHPVVRIRDARRLHDKNPQNNSVDKPLTQHTGNHSSKQGAQNGHNGNGHASSSPHNGNHTESDLVAKNNRIQRRLDNTCRRLMTSPGHVNSGELKSSINALRSLVDHYFAFTPHNRSEKFNRAHFPSYIQTNTNPLEQLSQPQMTKQSRLVLMGLLNAYIRARGPVELKRISRPIMILEDPEGRLHPTILHQAWAFIDSMPMQKILTTNSPDLISTVPIHSIKKLIREPDKTQPHSLTPTTLSKDEERRVSFHIRLHRPSAMFARAWLLVEGETEVWLFNELAMLCGYHFAAEGVHIIEFAQSGLRPLIKVARSMGIEWHLVSDGDMAGRRYGDTVRSMLGNDAERHRLTVLPDRDIEHFLYNNGYEPLFRELANITSDAPMPPRKIIRRALKRYAKPDVALAMVAYSDEHGQEKIPLLIRWILKRIVAMSRGLG encoded by the coding sequence ATGCATTTAGAGCGTATTGAGATTTCAGGGTTCCGTGGCATCAAACGTATGTCATTATCGTTCGATGAATTAACCGTGTTAATCGGTGAAAACGCATGGGGTAAGTCTTCTCTACTTGATGCGCTAAGTATTGCATTACCGACTGATGCCAATTTTTATACCTTCAAGTTTTCTGATTTTCATGTCGATTACGCCATTGGCCATGAAAAAATGTCTCAGCTGCATATAGTGCTCCATTGGCATGAAGATTACCCATCAGAATCAAAAGCACGCCGTTATCGTAGCTTTGCCCCACTTTGGGTCAGAAAAGACGGCATCAAACACCTCTATTACGAAATTTCGAGCACTATCGAAGGCGATAAAGTAACGACAACTCGCTCCTTTTTAAACAGTAAAGGACAACACATCACATGCGATAACAACGATAAGCTTGTGAAGCAATTAATGGTGCTCCACCCTGTGGTACGCATTCGCGATGCACGGCGCCTGCATGATAAAAACCCGCAGAATAACTCTGTAGATAAACCTCTAACGCAACACACGGGCAACCACTCATCGAAACAAGGTGCACAAAACGGACATAACGGTAACGGCCATGCTTCCTCCTCACCCCATAATGGTAACCATACAGAATCAGATCTTGTGGCTAAAAATAATCGGATTCAACGTCGGTTAGACAACACGTGTCGCCGCCTAATGACTAGCCCAGGGCATGTTAATTCGGGGGAACTCAAAAGCAGCATTAATGCGCTACGTTCATTAGTGGATCATTATTTTGCCTTTACGCCACACAATCGCAGCGAAAAATTTAATCGAGCCCATTTTCCTAGCTACATACAAACCAATACCAATCCATTAGAGCAACTTAGCCAGCCGCAAATGACCAAACAAAGTCGTTTAGTCTTGATGGGGCTACTTAATGCCTATATTCGAGCGCGTGGACCAGTTGAGCTAAAACGGATCTCTCGGCCGATTATGATTCTGGAAGATCCTGAAGGACGATTACACCCGACGATTTTACATCAAGCATGGGCATTCATAGATAGCATGCCAATGCAAAAGATCTTAACCACCAACAGCCCAGATCTTATTTCAACTGTACCGATCCATAGCATTAAAAAACTGATCCGCGAGCCTGATAAAACACAGCCTCATTCGCTCACCCCAACGACCTTGTCAAAAGACGAAGAGCGGCGCGTTTCTTTTCATATTCGGCTACATCGCCCTAGCGCTATGTTTGCACGAGCTTGGTTGCTGGTGGAAGGTGAAACGGAAGTCTGGCTGTTTAATGAATTAGCGATGCTATGTGGCTACCACTTTGCTGCGGAAGGTGTACATATTATTGAATTTGCCCAAAGCGGCCTCAGACCCTTAATTAAAGTCGCCCGTAGCATGGGTATAGAATGGCATTTGGTGTCTGATGGCGATATGGCTGGGCGTCGCTACGGTGACACGGTAAGAAGCATGTTGGGTAACGATGCAGAACGTCATCGCTTAACCGTCTTGCCCGACAGGGATATTGAGCATTTCCTTTACAATAATGGTTATGAACCTTTATTTCGAGAGCTAGCCAACATTACCAGCGATGCTCCCATGCCACCGCGTAAAATCATTCGACGGGCATTAAAGCGGTATGCAAAACCTGATGTTGCGCTGGCAATGGTGGCCTATTCAGATGAACACGGCCAAGAAAAGATCCCACTGCTGATTCGTTGGATCTTAAAACGCATAGTAGCCATGTCGCGCGGACTTGGCTAG
- a CDS encoding VOC family protein — translation MAKIIHSMIRVKDLEPSLTFYKQALDLDIAEQLDFDGFSLVYLRNEENDMELELTWNEGTEEPYTHGSGYGHIAVAVDDLETEHKKLTALGYEPAEIKEFFRNGELLAKFFFVQDPDGYKIEFLWRHGRYQ, via the coding sequence ATGGCTAAAATTATTCACAGCATGATCCGAGTTAAAGATCTTGAACCTTCGCTTACGTTTTACAAGCAAGCGTTAGATCTTGATATTGCGGAACAACTGGATTTCGATGGTTTCTCGCTGGTTTATCTTCGTAATGAAGAGAATGACATGGAGCTAGAATTAACTTGGAATGAAGGGACTGAAGAGCCTTATACGCACGGCTCTGGCTATGGGCATATTGCAGTTGCTGTAGACGATCTTGAAACTGAGCATAAGAAGCTCACAGCGTTGGGTTATGAACCTGCGGAAATTAAAGAATTTTTCCGCAATGGTGAGTTACTCGCTAAGTTCTTCTTTGTGCAAGACCCTGATGGTTACAAAATTGAGTTCTTGTGGCGACATGGTCGATACCAATAA
- a CDS encoding YeeE/YedE thiosulfate transporter family protein: MWTFIIPLFLALAVGYLAQRTGLCMVRGTHELWAKRPAFLLTILLCGFWFWLILPSDMTLPESFSHQRYSVTLTFLIGGFFFGLGASLNGGCSVSTISKLARGHYHMLATISGWVVGWCGLSSLPLVLDYPAIPAVTTPSLSVVIVLFTLVALIFFIVPTERRAILLGIILFGVLASILTLLMPEWSPSQLLKDITAASIHHQHDRWPSLLRYLVILFLIIGMALGAKKRLSLTEFTLRPTQLLKHLFAGCIMGIGASLALGGNDSQLLLALPSFSPAGAVSIVMMVVGISCGMGLKRWFKLNKHTKR, encoded by the coding sequence ATGTGGACGTTTATTATTCCACTGTTTCTTGCCCTTGCAGTTGGCTACTTAGCACAGCGAACAGGACTGTGTATGGTGCGTGGTACTCATGAATTGTGGGCTAAACGCCCTGCTTTTCTGCTGACGATTTTACTATGTGGCTTTTGGTTTTGGTTGATTTTACCCAGCGACATGACATTGCCTGAGTCATTTAGCCATCAGCGTTACAGCGTCACACTTACTTTTCTGATCGGTGGGTTTTTCTTTGGCTTAGGGGCCTCGTTAAACGGAGGATGTAGCGTCTCTACCATCAGTAAACTGGCCAGAGGACATTATCACATGCTAGCCACTATCTCAGGGTGGGTTGTCGGCTGGTGTGGATTATCATCGCTGCCATTAGTACTCGATTACCCTGCCATTCCCGCTGTTACCACGCCTTCTTTAAGTGTGGTTATCGTATTATTCACCTTGGTCGCTCTCATCTTTTTCATCGTGCCAACAGAACGCAGAGCCATCTTACTCGGCATTATTCTTTTTGGCGTACTGGCAAGTATACTGACTTTACTCATGCCTGAATGGTCTCCGAGCCAATTGCTGAAAGACATTACCGCAGCTTCTATTCATCACCAACACGATCGTTGGCCAAGCCTATTGCGCTACTTGGTTATTCTTTTCTTAATTATCGGCATGGCGCTTGGCGCAAAGAAACGGCTGTCGCTAACTGAATTTACCTTAAGGCCAACACAATTACTCAAACACTTATTTGCTGGCTGCATTATGGGTATTGGCGCATCACTGGCACTGGGCGGTAATGATTCGCAGCTACTCTTGGCATTGCCCTCATTTTCACCAGCAGGTGCTGTATCAATCGTGATGATGGTGGTTGGAATAAGTTGTGGGATGGGATTAAAACGCTGGTTCAAACTGAACAAGCACACAAAGAGGTAA
- a CDS encoding M48 family metallopeptidase: MRQYTHLLLGGLVASSMLLSGCSSSPTGRQQMLLFSENDMSQMGAQSFEQLKQQEKISTDAKKQRYVQCVTDAITAKVGPLQGFDKWEVVVFDSDQVNAFALPGGKIGVYTGLLKVATNQDQLATVIGHEIGHVLAQHSNERLSRSQLADAGLQITGAAISGSQYSGAAMAGLGLGVQYGILMPYGRAQESESDIIGLQLMAEAGFDPNQSVSLWQNMAKASGGNQPPELLSTHPSHDTRIDDLKEGIASLPAYNQAKPNCDAI, translated from the coding sequence ATGCGTCAATATACTCATTTATTACTGGGTGGTTTAGTTGCCAGCAGTATGCTGTTAAGTGGTTGTTCTAGCTCTCCAACGGGCAGGCAGCAAATGCTGTTGTTTTCTGAAAATGACATGTCTCAAATGGGCGCTCAGTCATTTGAACAACTCAAGCAACAAGAAAAAATCAGCACAGATGCAAAAAAACAACGATATGTTCAGTGTGTCACAGATGCAATAACAGCAAAGGTAGGCCCGCTACAAGGTTTTGATAAATGGGAAGTGGTGGTCTTTGATAGCGATCAGGTCAACGCCTTTGCTCTACCGGGCGGAAAAATTGGTGTTTATACTGGCTTGCTAAAGGTTGCGACCAATCAAGATCAACTGGCGACGGTAATTGGCCATGAAATTGGTCATGTATTAGCACAGCACAGTAATGAACGTTTATCGCGTTCTCAGCTGGCCGATGCTGGTTTACAAATCACAGGAGCAGCAATAAGTGGTTCACAATACAGTGGCGCAGCCATGGCTGGCCTTGGCTTAGGCGTACAGTACGGGATCTTAATGCCTTATGGTCGCGCGCAAGAATCTGAATCTGACATTATTGGCCTTCAGTTAATGGCTGAAGCAGGCTTTGACCCCAATCAAAGCGTTTCACTCTGGCAAAACATGGCGAAAGCATCAGGTGGCAACCAACCGCCAGAATTGTTATCGACCCACCCTTCGCACGATACCCGTATTGATGATTTGAAAGAAGGTATTGCATCGCTGCCAGCTTATAACCAAGCCAAACCAAATTGTGATGCAATCTAA
- a CDS encoding hotdog fold thioesterase, with amino-acid sequence MAIWHKKIDIDELNASSKNTLVEHLGIRYTEFDDNSLSATMPVDARTHQPFGMLHGGASVVLAETLGSVAANMCVDEGLYCVGLDINANHIRPMRTGTVTGKTTPLHTGMTTQVWQIELKDERGRLICTSRITMAVLGKKAD; translated from the coding sequence ATGGCGATTTGGCATAAAAAAATTGATATAGACGAGCTCAATGCGAGTTCAAAAAACACCTTGGTTGAGCATTTAGGTATTCGCTATACCGAATTTGATGACAATAGTTTGTCTGCAACCATGCCTGTTGATGCCAGAACCCATCAGCCTTTTGGCATGTTGCATGGTGGTGCCTCTGTTGTGTTAGCTGAAACCCTGGGCTCAGTAGCCGCGAACATGTGCGTAGATGAAGGGCTTTATTGTGTGGGTTTAGATATTAATGCTAACCATATTCGACCTATGCGCACGGGTACGGTTACAGGGAAAACAACACCGCTTCATACCGGTATGACAACCCAAGTTTGGCAAATAGAGTTGAAGGATGAACGCGGCCGTTTAATTTGTACCAGCCGTATCACCATGGCGGTATTAGGTAAGAAAGCAGATTAG
- a CDS encoding DUF3389 domain-containing protein has protein sequence MVINFATGKIIANQHELVVRIDGEARVTMQAQVDEVTLIGRGANVVTATGSGIQWSVRLDDEKQLQALADAIGIAVKNT, from the coding sequence ATGGTTATTAATTTCGCAACAGGTAAGATCATTGCCAATCAACATGAACTGGTTGTACGTATTGATGGTGAAGCACGCGTCACCATGCAAGCTCAGGTTGATGAAGTGACATTAATCGGTCGTGGCGCTAATGTGGTCACAGCAACAGGTAGTGGTATCCAGTGGTCGGTGCGTTTAGATGATGAAAAACAGCTGCAAGCACTGGCAGATGCGATTGGAATTGCGGTAAAAAACACCTGA
- a CDS encoding peptidase U32 family protein, which translates to MRNKFELLAPGGDIESIKAAIIAGADAIYCGLDNFNARNRATNLTFDNLNGIVRLAHEYDCKIFLTLNIIILESEIPALVRLINKLVNTKIDGVIVQDLGLFYILKKHFPTLDVHASTQINTHNEGQIAFLSKLTASRVNLSRELNIHEIKHLASVGRNHNMLMEVFVHGSYCIGFSGLCYISSVKNGNSGNRGRCSQPCRDQYKTTNAGKDYPLNMKDNSAFSDMEALADAGVYSLKVEGRIKKSHYVYTVVDQWNQQIQRYCDNQALLTDKSSLYTVFNRDFSNSYLQGDINKNMFIDNPRDNSIQHFTKIYSCKTDESIQQVKQKLYDDKTVIIETVAEKIQNLNIDKLPLNLYFSGSAGQPLSVRVTAGDAEYTLETEGTLAAASENGRSIDEELLASSFKSISDNDHQLTNIDISQLADNVFIAFKALNVLRDRISFWLNGSKPLIEPVDTPRLPRVAVVDETPQLTVLISNKKDIEPCQAAGAKVYFQLPDSLHTEVKKMVSLFTEHQDLVPWFPAILIGDHFEAAKALLETVKPKRIVTNNTGVAHLAIELGIEWVAGPYLNLSNSFSLECLKQEFGCRGAFISNELNKKQIKPIIRPSGFELHHSIYHPIMILMSRQCLFHQTVGCKVKAFDSKCLKGCKKTASIINMRESSFIIDKQKGDHNAMYSQFNFMNTDIITDMPDKFSHYFVDLRDIKTDTQISVDKATLIGLFTRAINKDETAIAELSDAVTQTSNAQYRKGL; encoded by the coding sequence ATGAGAAACAAGTTTGAGTTATTGGCACCAGGTGGTGATATTGAGTCAATCAAGGCGGCTATCATCGCTGGCGCAGATGCCATTTATTGTGGGCTAGATAATTTTAATGCCCGTAATAGGGCAACCAATCTAACGTTTGATAACTTAAATGGCATCGTTCGATTAGCGCATGAATACGATTGTAAGATCTTCCTTACTCTAAATATTATTATCTTAGAAAGTGAAATCCCGGCATTGGTTCGTTTAATCAATAAGCTGGTGAATACCAAGATTGATGGCGTGATCGTACAAGATCTCGGTCTGTTTTATATTCTAAAGAAACACTTCCCAACGTTAGATGTGCACGCATCGACTCAGATCAATACCCATAACGAAGGTCAGATTGCTTTTTTGAGCAAGCTAACGGCTAGCCGTGTGAACTTATCGCGTGAGTTGAACATTCATGAGATCAAGCACCTTGCATCGGTAGGCCGTAATCACAACATGTTAATGGAAGTGTTTGTGCACGGCTCTTACTGTATCGGCTTCTCTGGCTTGTGTTATATCAGCTCAGTGAAAAATGGTAACTCGGGTAACCGTGGACGCTGTAGCCAGCCTTGTCGCGATCAGTATAAAACGACTAATGCAGGCAAAGATTATCCGCTGAACATGAAAGATAACTCGGCATTTTCAGACATGGAAGCACTGGCAGATGCAGGTGTGTATTCGCTGAAAGTCGAAGGGCGCATTAAGAAATCCCACTATGTGTACACTGTCGTTGATCAGTGGAATCAGCAAATCCAACGCTATTGTGATAATCAAGCGCTATTAACGGATAAGTCTTCGTTATATACCGTTTTTAACCGTGATTTCTCGAACTCGTACTTACAAGGCGATATCAATAAAAATATGTTTATTGATAATCCTCGTGATAACTCGATTCAGCATTTTACTAAGATCTACAGCTGTAAAACCGATGAAAGCATTCAGCAAGTGAAGCAAAAGCTGTATGACGATAAGACAGTGATTATTGAAACTGTTGCTGAGAAAATTCAAAACCTGAATATTGATAAGCTACCGCTGAATCTGTATTTCTCAGGCAGTGCAGGGCAGCCCTTGAGTGTGCGTGTAACAGCAGGCGATGCTGAATACACGTTAGAAACGGAAGGTACTTTGGCTGCGGCGAGCGAAAATGGCCGTAGCATTGATGAAGAACTGCTGGCTTCATCGTTTAAGAGCATCAGCGATAATGATCATCAACTAACAAATATCGACATCAGTCAGCTGGCTGATAACGTATTTATTGCATTTAAAGCGTTAAATGTACTGCGTGATCGTATTAGTTTTTGGCTAAATGGTTCTAAACCTTTGATTGAACCTGTAGATACACCTCGCTTACCGCGAGTAGCTGTTGTTGATGAAACACCACAGCTAACGGTACTTATCTCGAATAAGAAAGATATCGAGCCTTGTCAGGCTGCGGGTGCAAAAGTGTATTTCCAGTTACCTGACTCACTGCATACCGAAGTGAAAAAAATGGTGAGTCTATTTACTGAGCACCAAGATCTGGTTCCTTGGTTCCCTGCTATCTTGATTGGCGACCATTTTGAAGCCGCCAAAGCGTTGCTTGAAACGGTGAAGCCTAAGCGTATCGTCACTAACAATACTGGTGTTGCTCATTTAGCGATAGAGCTGGGTATCGAATGGGTTGCAGGGCCATACCTAAACCTATCTAATTCATTTAGCCTTGAGTGCTTGAAGCAAGAGTTTGGCTGTCGTGGTGCATTTATTTCGAATGAATTGAATAAGAAGCAAATTAAGCCAATTATTCGCCCAAGTGGCTTTGAACTTCACCACAGTATTTATCACCCAATCATGATCTTAATGAGTCGCCAGTGCCTGTTCCATCAAACGGTTGGCTGTAAGGTGAAAGCATTTGATTCCAAATGTCTAAAAGGCTGTAAGAAAACGGCATCGATCATCAATATGCGTGAGTCATCATTTATCATTGATAAGCAAAAGGGTGATCATAACGCCATGTATAGTCAGTTTAACTTCATGAATACTGACATCATTACGGATATGCCAGACAAGTTTTCGCATTACTTTGTGGATTTACGTGATATTAAAACGGACACTCAAATCTCGGTTGATAAAGCGACACTGATAGGTTTGTTCACACGTGCAATCAACAAAGACGAGACTGCAATTGCCGAATTGAGTGACGCTGTAACGCAAACCAGTAACGCACAATACCGAAAAGGCCTGTAA
- a CDS encoding GNAT family N-acetyltransferase translates to MTHHKEGHMPVFVTTRLSVDECSTDNLASYVANHDDFLHQITRILSPEVVKSLPPYFSGINTEPLAQQWLEKMVADSRLFVVSVTEQAQAVRSRVIGFIFLYQASADHCELASMAHIGYLFDEAEWGKGFAKECLQGFMAWCETQPSILGLIGGVEKDNPASAHVLERLGFMTQENHLLDLSEQSVTFYQHRFNNNR, encoded by the coding sequence ATGACGCATCATAAAGAAGGCCATATGCCTGTATTTGTTACTACGCGGCTGAGTGTCGACGAGTGTAGTACAGACAACCTTGCGTCTTATGTCGCCAATCACGATGACTTTCTTCATCAAATTACCCGCATCCTCTCACCTGAGGTGGTTAAATCACTTCCACCGTATTTTTCAGGTATTAACACTGAGCCATTAGCGCAACAGTGGCTTGAAAAAATGGTGGCTGACAGTCGGCTATTTGTTGTATCAGTCACTGAACAAGCGCAAGCTGTTCGTTCTCGGGTAATTGGTTTCATTTTTTTGTACCAAGCATCGGCGGATCATTGCGAATTAGCCAGCATGGCGCACATCGGTTATTTATTCGATGAAGCCGAATGGGGAAAGGGCTTTGCCAAAGAGTGCTTACAAGGTTTTATGGCTTGGTGTGAAACACAGCCTTCGATTTTAGGATTGATTGGTGGGGTTGAAAAAGACAATCCAGCCTCAGCCCACGTGTTAGAGCGACTTGGCTTTATGACTCAAGAAAATCATTTACTTGATTTATCTGAGCAATCAGTGACTTTCTATCAGCATAGGTTCAATAATAACAGGTGA
- a CDS encoding class I SAM-dependent methyltransferase: protein MKSELYSKHAEKYDAAVQNNIYNAHLERPSLQAMLGELTDCNILDLGCGTGVYTEYLFKQGASTVTCIDYSQDMINLVTNKLGTLFGNRITAYAHDLTKGLPNEAPNSFDVIICPLVLHYIEDLSFVFEEIHRVLKVGGYMVFSTHHPFADFECSLSGNYFERERITETWNTVGEPVEVTFYRRSLTEIMTAITSNGLAVTEITEGKVDEKAKVIDEKTYEHLSKNPNFIFVKCQKMA, encoded by the coding sequence ATGAAATCTGAACTGTATTCAAAGCATGCTGAAAAGTACGATGCTGCTGTTCAAAATAATATCTATAACGCGCATTTAGAGCGCCCATCGCTGCAAGCTATGCTGGGCGAATTAACAGACTGCAATATTCTTGATTTAGGGTGCGGTACTGGCGTATATACCGAATACTTGTTCAAGCAAGGTGCATCAACAGTGACGTGTATTGATTACTCGCAAGATATGATCAACTTGGTGACGAATAAGTTGGGTACGCTATTTGGCAACCGTATCACGGCATATGCCCATGATCTTACAAAGGGGTTACCGAACGAAGCACCTAACAGTTTTGATGTGATTATTTGCCCATTAGTACTGCATTATATTGAAGATCTGTCGTTTGTATTTGAAGAGATCCATCGTGTCTTAAAAGTGGGTGGTTATATGGTGTTTTCAACTCATCATCCATTTGCTGATTTTGAATGCAGTTTATCGGGTAATTATTTTGAACGTGAACGCATCACTGAAACATGGAATACTGTAGGCGAGCCTGTTGAGGTAACTTTCTATCGCCGCTCCCTTACAGAAATCATGACAGCGATAACATCGAATGGCTTAGCTGTGACTGAGATTACGGAAGGCAAGGTTGATGAAAAAGCCAAAGTCATTGATGAAAAAACCTATGAGCATCTTTCGAAAAATCCGAATTTCATTTTTGTTAAGTGTCAGAAAATGGCTTAG
- a CDS encoding PBPRA1643 family SWIM/SEC-C metal-binding motif protein, with protein MSKFFYKGRIEKKPKHESYGFNTKRSAKLGTEDQPLTLIVNNEEKKEEIMAILADNALVANIEVSADKEENLVELNGLLNKPTTTTFEKTPNRNDPCSCGSGKKYKKCCA; from the coding sequence ATGTCTAAATTCTTCTATAAAGGCCGTATCGAGAAAAAGCCTAAGCACGAAAGCTACGGATTCAATACTAAACGTAGTGCTAAATTAGGTACCGAGGACCAGCCACTGACTCTGATCGTAAACAACGAAGAGAAAAAAGAAGAAATCATGGCGATTTTGGCTGACAACGCACTTGTGGCAAACATCGAAGTTTCAGCAGATAAAGAAGAAAACCTGGTAGAGTTAAATGGTCTATTAAACAAACCAACAACGACCACGTTTGAAAAAACGCCTAACCGTAACGACCCATGTTCTTGTGGTAGCGGTAAAAAATACAAAAAGTGTTGTGCATAG
- a CDS encoding YdbL family protein — translation MKKYLIFLFAFLISAQAFALELQDAKDQGLVGETNSGFVAPITSSPSSEVRKLVATVNQQRKASYKRISVSHGLSPSEVGRLAYKKAVDKTRPGHYYQNSAGKWVKK, via the coding sequence ATGAAAAAATACCTAATCTTTCTATTCGCTTTTTTGATATCAGCTCAGGCCTTTGCGCTCGAATTACAGGACGCCAAAGATCAAGGCCTCGTGGGTGAAACCAATAGCGGTTTTGTTGCGCCTATTACCTCTTCTCCTTCATCTGAAGTAAGAAAGCTTGTTGCAACCGTTAACCAGCAACGTAAAGCCAGTTACAAACGTATCTCTGTCTCTCATGGTCTTAGCCCCTCTGAAGTGGGTCGACTCGCCTATAAAAAGGCAGTGGATAAAACACGCCCTGGTCATTACTACCAAAATAGTGCGGGTAAATGGGTAAAAAAGTAA